The genomic interval TGAGCGACGCTGACGGCACGCTGGCCGGTCATGTGGCGCTCTTCTCATCGCCCGCGTCACGCAGCCTGGTCGAGATCGGCATGGCGGTGGTGAAGCCCGAGTTTCGGGGATACGGACTGAGCAACCGGCTGTTCGCGTTCCTGCTCGACGAAGCGCGGTCGCGCGGCTTCGACGGGGTGTTCGCCCACTGCGTGACCAACCATGAGCTCACCCAGCGCGTGTGCCTGAAGCTCGGTTTCGTTGACTGCGCATTGCAGGTGGGCTTTGCGCCGTCGACCCTCTCGTTCAAGGGCATCACCGACGTGCTGGCGCAGCGCGAGAGCGTTGTGGTGAGCCACCTCACGCTGTCGAAGCCGCCCCCCGCAACCCTCTTCTCGCCCCCGCACCACGCCGAGATGCTGACGCGCATGACGTGACGTGGGCGCCCGCACCCGATGACTGCCCCGCCGAGGACGGCGAGCCCACCACCCATCTCTCGAACGGCCTGGGGTTCGCCCAGATCGCGGTCCGCGCCATCGGTGCCGACACCGCCACCAAGATACACGCCCTTCTGCGCTCGCTCTGCCAGCGCCACTTCGAGGTCGTGCACGTTCTGCTCGACCTCGAGAACCCGCGCACCCCCGCCCTGGTGGAGGCGCTCGAGACGCAGGGGTTCTTCTTCTCCGGGCCCCAGCCCAACGCCATGACCGCCCACACCCTCGTCTTGCAGTACCTCAACAACGTGGCCATCGACTATGATCGCATCGTGCTCATCACGCCTCTCGGACGCGCGGTGGGCGACTATGTGCGCGGGGTCGATCCGGGCGTGCGCGAAGCGCTCGCGCCCTCTTCGTGAACCTTCGCCTTCGCACCCGCCTCGCGCTCACGGTGGGGGCCGCCATCATCGTCACCTTTGCCGTGATCGGCTGCCTCATCACGTTCGAGCGCAACACGCGCACGCGCAGCGTCGTCAAGCAGCTCGCCCGCAAGATCCTCGTCATGCGCGCCGACGAGATCGGGGTGCATCTGCAGCAGACCCGGGAGGCCTGCCAGCGACTGGCCAGGCAGGCCCAGCAAAGCGACCATCGACTCGAGCCGCCCAGCAGGACGCGTCCCATCGCGCTCGATGCGAGCGTCTCCGGCATGCGCTACGCAGACGCCCTTGGGGGATGGATCTCATGGACAAGCCCTGCGAAAGACGCCCTCCATGTGTGTGAGACCCCGCCCATGGGACAGGTGCCGTGGAGCGTCAACGGCACGGGTCTACGAGACCCGCAACCCGCCTGGCTGGGTCCCCATATCGATGAGAAAGCCAGCGGAGCGCCCGTGATCACCTGTGTCGCACCTGTGGTCAAGAACGGTCGGGTGACCGCCTTCATCGGGGTCGATGAGAGCGCAGCTACCCTGCTGCCTCCGTTGCACAGC from Pseudomonadota bacterium carries:
- a CDS encoding HAMP domain-containing protein, whose protein sequence is MNLRLRTRLALTVGAAIIVTFAVIGCLITFERNTRTRSVVKQLARKILVMRADEIGVHLQQTREACQRLARQAQQSDHRLEPPSRTRPIALDASVSGMRYADALGGWISWTSPAKDALHVCETPPMGQVPWSVNGTGLRDPQPAWLGPHIDEKASGAPVITCVAPVVKNGRVTAFIGVDESAATLLPPLHSLIRLGVSEVAIIDENGTCLVIPTDAAGRPRVTHSIDEAGRERHDIISADAAIDGTPYRVRASASIASLEADERSLLLQQIAIGAIAVTILLALTLLITRTITQPLESLERAAERVKRGQFDARVTVQESRGELTELGEAFNTLMTELDTRYQA